The following is a genomic window from Prunus persica cultivar Lovell chromosome G7, Prunus_persica_NCBIv2, whole genome shotgun sequence.
ataaaagaaaaaggagaatcAAGCTGGGtatatctttctttcttgtgcaGATTTTTCGGTCCATTGACTCAGGATCACTGAAAGGATTTCCCAAAGCCGGCCCTAGTGCTGAGGCCCAGGTTTGTGTTTGAATTCCCCTCTCCCTCCCCCTTctatctttcttccttttaatACTTTTAAATGTGTGGACAAAATCTGATCGTTCCTCTTGATTGTAACTGCAGAATCTTATTTGTTCAAAGAATCTGCTAATAGATAAAAGCATTCAAACAGCATACATCCAGGCAATCAGATCCGCTcaacattttatatatattgaaaatcAGTATTTTCTTGGTTCATCATATGCATGGCCAGATTATAGAAATGCAGGTAAGCTGACAATATGCTGAGCACTGCATTATGATGCTTGTTtctaggaattttttttttggggagcAAAACTTTAGCTTTGCGAAACAATGCATCATGGGTATTATTTTATGTGCATAACTGCACTTGAAATTTATGGGTTCTAGCATTCTGTACATGGGAACCAACTCAACTTCCACACACCCCTCCCCCTTCCCCAAGtacaaatctttttttttcctaagtaattgcaatttttattatttactccATAATTGACTAGGAATATTGAAAATTTGCATCTTCATTCTATTTCTGTCGTTGGCTTTAAATTAGCCTTAATGACCCAAGACTATTGCACCTGCCACCTAACCacttatattttttcaaattcacATTCTTCggtttgaaaaatataaataaagtaaTTGTTATTAATTGATACTAGATATATGCTTTCCTTGCattcaaatttatctgaatattttctttcatgGTTTGAGCAGGAGCTGATAATCTTATCCCGGTGGAGTTGGCATTAAAGATTGCTAGCAAAATTAAAGCTAAGGAGAGATTTGCGGTGTATGTTGTTTTACCTATGTGGCCTGAAGGTGATCCAAAATCTGCTGCAATGCAAGAAATTCTTTTCTGGCAGGTATGTGATTATATATTATGGAAATGCTTATACACGGGAAACACATGTTTTGGTAAACTGGAACATTAAGATGGCTGTAATGTTCTTCTAATGACTATAAACAGCGATGGACTTTTTGCTTTGACATCATTGATTCTTTTTGCTGGTAGCCTTTTTTTGAGCTACTCTTTGCTAGTAGCTTGAATAATACATCATCTGTTGTTTGGTTTCCAATCAATGGGAttgttttctttgaaattaTTGGTTCAGAATTATTACTTTCGTGTTGTTCATCGTAGTATTGGTATCATGGTATCTATTATTAGATGTCAAGGACAAGGAACTAGTGAAAGTGTGTAAGAATAAGAATGGAAAGGACACATAGAAGTTGCTTTCTGACTTGTGCATGTTTACTTTGTGCAGAGCCAGACAATGCAAGCAATGTATGATATTGTTGCAAAGGCACTAAAATCGGTGCAGCTTCAGGACTCACATCACTCACATCCTCAAGATTACCTCAATTTCTATTGCCTTGGTAACCGGGAAAAACTTTCAGAGGAAACTTCAAATGACAATGGTGCTTCGGTAATTATTTGAGAATAATTGTCTTTCCAACTGCTCTGACTTTATCACTCAGTGCTAGCTTCTTGGTTGGCATAAACTAAATAGTAGGCCCTTAATCTGCATGGCTGAGAAATTCATGGTTTCCAACTACAATTTTCACAATATATTCACTTAATCTCTCTCATGCTTTCAGCTTTGAGATCTTAGTATATGCAAAATCTTAGCATGTACTCTGTGGGAccttgaaatttcaaaatatgtaTCAAGATTAGTGCGCAAGACAGTAGAAAGATTTCCTCTATCCTGTTTGGTATATTTGGAAACCCCAAATAATTAAAGGTCAATGTCACGATCTGTCACATTTACATTATTCTAACAATGGGAAggcaaaaatattttgttaatgtaGATTATTCTAGTAGTTGTAGTATGTTACACATTTTAAGGCGAAAGCTCtatttttacttattttaaaggttggatttttgtttttggccaTTGTTACAGATTAAATGCATTCACTTTTGTATTCCTACCATGCCAATGACCTTACGCGTTTTCCTGAGATTTACCATTAGTTCATCCCATGCCTCACAGAGGATAAGATGACCACTCAAGCTTAGATCTTTAAATTCATTAGATATCTGCCTTAATTTATTGTCTGCGAGAACTTTTCAGATGTTGgcctttataataaaattttctttcagGTCTCCGATGCATATAAATATCAGCGGTTTATGATTTATGTTCATGCCAAGGGTATGGTAGTAGATGACGAGTACGTAATACTTGGATCTGCCAATATCAACCAAAGATCAATGGCTGGTACCAAAGACACTGAGATAGCTATGGGTGCATATCAGCCCCATTACACTTGGGCTGAGAGGCGGAAACATCCATTTGGTCAGGTATGCCACTCTCTATaatttttcttgtgttttggCAAACTTCTTATATGAGGCTCCTTTCTTGGCTGATGCCGAGGAGGATATTTATGAGCATGAGTCAGTACCTTCAGCTTCCGAGAGACTTCATGAGCACTAGCTGTTATAATTGTTCTCGTCTTGGTTCAGAGTAGCAGTTCCTTTGCTTTTTGCCCCTTCTTTCCATTGTTTTCCAAGAACAAGTTCAAATGCATTTAAGAAACTTCACAGAATCCCGTTGTGGTCGAGCTTATTGAATATAGTTATTTACCTCCCGGATTTAGAATTTGTTGACAACATAAAGAATTTgccttttttcaatttcttttacaCTTACGTGCTTTAATTAGACATACAATATTCTTTTCATGCAGATATACGGATATCGAATGTCACTTTGGGCTGAGCATCTTGGTAAAGATCCATGCTTTGGAGAGCCAGAGAGTTTGGAATGTGTGAGGACAGTCAACGGGATTGCTGAAGAAAACTGGAAGAGATTCACATCTCCAGATTTTACACAACTGCAGGGTCACCTTCTGAAGTATCCTCTGCAGGTAGATGCTGATGGGAAGGTCGGCCCCCTGCCGGGACATGAAAATTTCCCTGATGTCGGCGGTAAAGTAATTGGAGGTCATTCTGCCGCACTTCCTGATACTCTCACAACATGATCTCTCTAGAGTCTTATGTTCATACACGATTCgttaaataaaattgaagcgATACGTCACCCAGCCTCCGAGTTACCAGATCAACCTAGTTGCTGTTTCTTTCTTGCTGATTCAGTCCGTTTCCTTGTTGATTAGATTCTGTGAATTTCTACTGTAACTGATGCATATGTGCCAACATAGTTGAAAAGATCACTCTGTGAATTTACACACAATGACTTGGAAGATTAGATATTGTGAATGtagatttttcatttctttttctgtttctgtttttgtacTAATTGGTTGAAGTTCTTAAGGCAGTtgcattatatatttttattcctGTTCCTAATATGGATGGCAAGCAAGCAGTAAAGTGCAATAAACCAAAGTTACTTCCAATGAACCAAAATTCAACCATAAACTTGACATTAAACCatgcaataaaaaaacaattaaaaattgttCCCTCTAAATTCAAATACTAACCAAATTTATTCGTGATAATAATCAAATTGACTAGTCTAGTATTTTttacggtaaaaaaaaaaaaaaaaaaaattcctactTGATAGATAAAAGAGAATCAAAATTTTCCGAATTAccttaataaatagaaattactataagaagaaatatttttacaaaaacttTCTCCCACCAAAAAGTTTATCGTTCAATCAAATTTACAGGTTAAcagattaaaattgaaaaaaataaaaaaagaaatggttatctatatatataaagcaaaatgtagagaatgataaaacattgaaaataccagaaaatgtccttagttaatgcaaacattaagaattaaaattattaattaaatgaggataatatagtaaattcacacatttcatattaaaaaaaattaaaattaaaattaaaattaaaatcagataatgaatcctatttttatggaacacaactactcattatttttttaattctaaaataaattttaatttataaaataaaaaaaataaaaaataaaaacttcttGCAAGCGCTGCTAGTTTAACATAACAAATATGTGCCTTCAACGTAGGAGATTATACCCCTGACAGATATATAATGTAATTTCCGGTTTACATACACAATAGATACAAAGTGGGCTTTTCCCCTTTTAAGAAAGCTCATTGACCCCAAACCCTAATACCTCGACTTTGTTCTCTAGGGTTCTTCGTCTTTGCCCTCTGCGAATGGTAATCTCTCTACTTACGTGATGCTCTGCTGCTGTTGCATGCTTGAGAGAGCTGAAAGATTTTAAtgcgtttttctttttacattttttgCAGGCGGATTCTCCTCGCAAAAAGTAAGCCCTATAATTTCTATTGctgtttttcaatttctggGTTCGAATTGCatcctaatatatattatgtatattTGTAGAAAAATAATTGCCTTTCAACATACTTGTTGGGTCGAGGCTTTCGATCTATTGGTGCTGATACTTTTGCTTTGTGTCAGTGTATTGGAGTTAttggaatttttatttgaCTATGTTTGGCTATTGAAGCTTTCTTTGTCTGTTTTTTGTGAGCCACTTACCATCCGTAAAtcattttgtcaaaatcactctctctctatctttctgtttttcttataAGAAAGGAAGAACACAAATTCCCTGTTTTAGGATTTTCAATCTTAGCTTCGATTTTTACAAATACAGTCATAGATATGCGAGTGGGTAAGGAAATCATACGGTTCTGCTTATATGCTGTGCCTTAGTCCATGGAAGATGTTCTACGGGCAATCTGTTTATTTGGGAAACCATCCAATGCGGAAACTGTTCATACATGCGAGGTTTTGTCTTTACCATGTAGGTCTAGGTGGTGTAATTTTAGAATGGTATATGCAAGTTATGTTTATGCTTGGAAGTTTTCACTTTGGAGTTATAGAGGATAAAGTCACCCAGAAGTTTTATGTTCAGATTTGTTACTTTTTCCATTATGTTTTGCAGAACGTTTTAAATGTCTTATTTAGTGGGGCGAAAATTGTTGAATTGTGATACTAATGAATCAGGGAGACTCTAGTTAAATATGTGGTGTTCATATGATTCCATTTGGGGTAGTTGGTTATGATCAACATGGCTTGCTTTCTCATTTTTCACACTGAGACGACCATTCTAGGGTCTGGTAATAAAAGAATTATAGGTGAATATTATCTTTTAGAGCATATTAGCTGTGAGTTTCTTTTCATTAGGAAGATTCACTATGTGGGAAAGTGTTTTGTGCTGTTTGGCTCTTATTTTTTGATGTTGTTCAGAAGTTTTATGCCATACATATGTGTAAATCAGGTACTCACGATCCCCTTCTCCGTGGAGAGCTCAGTCCAGGTCCAGGTCCAGGTCTTGGTCTAGGCCTAGGTCAAGGTCAAGATCTTGGTCTAGGCCAAGGCAGAGTTCTCACTCTAGAAGTCGTGGCAGGTTggtctttactttttttgCTTAAATGTGTTGTTCATGTTTATTAGTATCAGTGTTtttaaaaggcaaaaacaagCACTCCATGACTCGAGAGCAGGGTGCCCAAGGTGTTTCTTTGTTGCATGACACAGTTTTGCCTAGGATTTGAAGAGGAAAATTAATACCCCACTTAGAGCCCCTTTCTAAATAATTAGAATATCTCAGTAGTCTCTAACCCAAACAACCAAGTAGCTCTCAGATATTTTTGGCCGCTCTAAGGTGGTTCCCTGCAGATTTATATTtcttaaatttcaataattctcACCCCTGAAGGCTTACACCTCAATGCCTTGTGGCTTATGCCTCACTTGTGAGGCACAAAACACCTCACATTATGCCTTTGCATTGGAAAACATTGGTTTTGAAAACAttgatttattaattttagttttaaaaatactGGTTTTAGTAACTTCAGTTTTTCTGCCATGTGACACCAATGATTCTTATAAATGGTTGGCGTTTTTTTGGGTGCAGATCAAGGTCCAGAAGTCCTGGCAGGTTGTTgttaattttggtttttctttacaGGAGAATATCTGTTTATAAAGTTGACAGTGGTCAAACCTTCTTTCGATTTATGACACTGATATTTTTCTCTGGTGCTCATCtaagttttgttttatgtGGTAGGCCTGCTGCTATAAATCCTGGAAATACACTGTATGTGACTGGCTTATCAACAAGGGTCTCAGAGAAGGATGTTGAAAGGCATTTTTCAAAGGAGGGGAAGgtgcttttattattttctattttatttagtgaaagttttttattGCACTAACTATTCCATTATTCATGGTATAGTGATGAATTTTGCATTTATATATTCTGCTTGCCTTATTTCACAGGTAGCCTCATGCTTTCTTGTTGTGGAGCCCCGCACTCGAATTTCTCGTGGTTTTGCCTTTGTTACTATGGACTCTGTTGAAGATGCTGAACGGTGCATTAAACATCTCAACCAGTCAGTTCTGGAAGGTCGATACATCACTGTTGAGAGGGTAATGTGATTTTCATACGGTGATAAACTTTAAaccatttgttttgttttgtttttcttgactTGGCGGTTTTCTGGTTATATTCATAACTCACTGCGTCAGGTATGTTGGCAGCAATCACAGATGATGAGTTTATCCATGTCAACTTTAGTGAAACAGCTTGATCAATGGCAAGCTTAAACAGCTTTTCAAATGCGCCTGATCAACTAAACATAGCAACTATATTCCAACAACTATACAACTTCAGCATTCACTTTCAACTCTCAACTAATCCACGGACATTACCAACAACTTTCTAATGAGGCTTTTATGGTATTTCATAACTGGCATTCATTTTGTGGACACTAATCGTATCACATATGTGCCTGGATATCTTGTGCTTGTTTCTGTGTCCAGATTTCCCACTTTATTTAGTTTCCTCTTAAGTTTTCtttatcaaatatatatttttaaatctgatcaagtataaaaaataatgttgCTTGTGGTAAGATATATTTCAgttcttcaaattttgttaATGATTCTTGTATGATTAATTTTTCTAACTGTATAATGGAAATTTCAAAGAATTAAggatttatatgtttattttcaGTCTCGGAGGAAGCGGCCAAGAACTCCAACACCTGGGCATTATCTTGGGTTGAAAAATACTAGAGACTATGGTATGCTTAATATGCTTTCCTATGTAAATAATAAAAGTGCAGTTGTCTCACTGTGGTTTGTTTGCCTATATCTCATATTTTATCTCTGTATTGGTGACAGGTTATCGAGGTGATCGGGATGGGGATCGGGATCGGGATCGTGGTAGGTATCGTGGGGGCTCAGGTCGTGATGACTATGGATATCGGAGGTCTCCAAGGCGCTCACCGTACAGAGGTGGCCGTGATTATTCTCCTAGGGGTTCACCTTATGGCGGAAGATCTAGAAGGGAGAGGTCTTATTCTCCCTATGGCAGCCCTGAAAGGAAGTATGCTCGTGGCTCTAGATGAGTGTGTGTTGTGATTTCCTGTCCAACAAAATTTACAGACTAAGGGACAAAATGTAGCAATGTAATGATTGTGTTCTGAAGTCTGAAGTTCCTCTGGTTTCGTTTCTCATGTTGTTACTAAGTAGTAGGATTGCTGGTTTGTGCCTTTGGACATGGGAATCGATATATAATATGTGGCTTAGCTTATCTCCAATTTTAGTCTTCCCTGTTTGTACACAGTTTTATGTGAAATTTGAACTATGATATAGTTGGTTTCGATCTTGCAGAAAGCCTAACCAACGGT
Proteins encoded in this region:
- the LOC18771303 gene encoding serine/arginine-rich splicing factor SR45a isoform X2 codes for the protein MADSPRKKYSRSPSPWRAQSRSRSRSWSRPRSRSRSWSRPRQSSHSRSRGRPAAINPGNTLYVTGLSTRVSEKDVERHFSKEGKVASCFLVVEPRTRISRGFAFVTMDSVEDAERCIKHLNQSVLEGRYITVERSRRKRPRTPTPGHYLGLKNTRDYGYRGDRDGDRDRDRGRYRGGSGRDDYGYRRSPRRSPYRGGRDYSPRGSPYGGRSRRERSYSPYGSPERKYARGSR
- the LOC18771303 gene encoding serine/arginine-rich splicing factor SR45a isoform X1 → MADSPRKKYSRSPSPWRAQSRSRSRSWSRPRSRSRSWSRPRQSSHSRSRGRSRSRSPGRPAAINPGNTLYVTGLSTRVSEKDVERHFSKEGKVASCFLVVEPRTRISRGFAFVTMDSVEDAERCIKHLNQSVLEGRYITVERSRRKRPRTPTPGHYLGLKNTRDYGYRGDRDGDRDRDRGRYRGGSGRDDYGYRRSPRRSPYRGGRDYSPRGSPYGGRSRRERSYSPYGSPERKYARGSR
- the LOC18771303 gene encoding serine/arginine-rich splicing factor SR45a isoform X3, with amino-acid sequence MADSPRKKSRSRSPGRPAAINPGNTLYVTGLSTRVSEKDVERHFSKEGKVASCFLVVEPRTRISRGFAFVTMDSVEDAERCIKHLNQSVLEGRYITVERSRRKRPRTPTPGHYLGLKNTRDYGYRGDRDGDRDRDRGRYRGGSGRDDYGYRRSPRRSPYRGGRDYSPRGSPYGGRSRRERSYSPYGSPERKYARGSR